The Dehalogenimonas sp. 4OHTPN genome window below encodes:
- a CDS encoding cytosine permease, translating to MNGYPVEYNSYQPMFWQAAFSAVIGVAMMIALGAWALSTVRKALKGEDVEFPL from the coding sequence ATGAACGGCTACCCCGTCGAATACAATTCATACCAGCCGATGTTCTGGCAGGCGGCGTTTTCGGCCGTCATCGGCGTCGCCATGATGATCGCCCTGGGAGCCTGGGCTCTGTCCACCGTGAGAAAAGCCCTCAAGGGCGAGGACGTGGAGTTCCCGCTATGA